One Herbaspirillum rubrisubalbicans genomic window carries:
- a CDS encoding IS3 family transposase (programmed frameshift), producing MTSFTTRQTVDHIEILTEPERRRRRTPQEKIAIVQETLAPGASVSAVARRHGVNANQVFGWRKQYQEGSLTAVKAGETVVPASELAAAIKEIKELQRLLGKKSMENEILREAVEWGRSKNPDCALALAAGGRPMKVVCDVLGVARSAVAVKRARSPEWRDGRSVRKVDDSGLLEEIELHVASLPSYGYRRIWALLRRSRESLGQACVNHKRVYRVMREHELLLRRPGVRRDNRRHDGRVAVKQSNARWCSDGFEFRCDDGSALRVTFALDCCDREAISWAATTGGHSGDVVRDVMLAAVEQRFGSTQTPEVIEWLSDNGSAYIDHRTRSFARELGLEPLTTPVRSPQSNGMAERFVKTMKHDYIAFMDKPDVPTALTHLASAFEQYNEHHPHKALKYRSPREFRRAAASLT from the exons ATGACCAGTTTTACGACTAGGCAAACCGTGGACCATATCGAGATTCTGACCGAGCCGGAGCGTCGCAGAAGACGCACGCCCCAAGAGAAAATAGCCATCGTCCAGGAGACCTTGGCTCCTGGAGCTTCCGTATCAGCCGTTGCCAGGCGACACGGGGTGAACGCGAACCAGGTGTTTGGTTGGCGCAAGCAGTACCAGGAAGGCAGTCTGACTGCCGTCAAGGCTGGCGAGACGGTAGTGCCGGCCTCGGAGCTGGCCGCGGCCATCAAGGAAATCAAAGAACTGCAGCGGCTGTTGGGCAAGAAGAGCATGGAGAACGAGATTCTGCGCGAGGCCGTCGAATGGGGCCGGTCAAAAAACC CTGATTGCGCGCTCGCCCTTGCTGCCGGAGGACGACCAATGAAAGTGGTTTGTGACGTTCTCGGTGTGGCGCGCTCTGCAGTGGCAGTAAAACGAGCCCGGAGCCCGGAATGGCGAGATGGCCGCAGTGTTCGCAAAGTCGACGACAGCGGCTTGCTCGAAGAGATTGAACTGCATGTTGCGAGCTTGCCGAGCTATGGCTATCGCCGCATCTGGGCTTTGCTGCGACGTAGCCGGGAATCCCTGGGCCAGGCGTGCGTGAACCATAAGCGGGTCTATCGCGTCATGCGAGAGCACGAGTTGCTGCTGCGCCGCCCTGGTGTGAGACGTGACAATCGACGCCACGATGGTCGCGTAGCGGTCAAGCAAAGTAATGCGCGCTGGTGTTCGGACGGCTTCGAATTCCGTTGCGATGACGGGTCTGCATTGCGAGTGACGTTTGCGCTGGATTGTTGTGACCGTGAGGCCATCAGCTGGGCGGCCACTACCGGTGGGCATAGCGGGGATGTCGTGCGCGACGTGATGCTGGCTGCCGTAGAGCAGCGGTTTGGGAGCACGCAGACTCCAGAGGTGATTGAATGGCTCAGCGACAACGGCTCTGCCTACATCGACCATCGCACACGCAGCTTCGCGCGCGAGCTGGGACTGGAGCCCTTGACCACGCCCGTGCGCTCGCCACAGAGTAACGGCATGGCGGAGCGGTTCGTAAAAACGATGAAACATGATTACATCGCCTTCATGGACAAGCCCGATGTGCCCACGGCGCTCACACATCTGGCCTCTGCCTTCGAGCAATACAATGAGCACCATCCGCACAAGGCCCTGAAATACCGCTCGCCTCGCGAGTTCAGACGGGCTGCAGCATCACTAACTTAA
- the adeC gene encoding AdeC/AdeK/OprM family multidrug efflux complex outer membrane factor, producing the protein MANLSLPRSPRLLQLCAALMVAGVLGGCSLAPTYERPQAPVESAYPADAAGRAELQAVNLGWRQFFPDQRLQQLIAAALENNRDLRTAVLNIEEARAQYQIARADLLPNLNIAGSAARTRTPASQSLTGQPVISNSYQVGLAVPAYELDFFGRVRNLKDAALASYLSTEEAQKSAQISLVAQVAQAYLSERSYAEQLQLANDTLKSREDNLELARKRFDVGASSALDFRLTQTLVESARVAKAQLERQRAQAENALTLLVGKKVGDLPPAQLLSDEKIVTDIPAGLPSDLLTNRPDIRSAEQSLLAANANIGAARAAFFPRISLTGNFGSASSTLGNLFESGSGAWSFGPSLSLPIFDFGRNSANLDLAEVRKNQAVVTYEKTIQTAFREVADALVARGTLDDQVKAQEAFLAAQQERLKLTDLRFKNGIASSLDQLDAQRDLFSAQQALIQARQLRLNNAIDLYKALGGGINENTVSVAAKQ; encoded by the coding sequence ATGGCTAATCTGTCGTTGCCGCGCTCGCCTCGCTTGCTGCAATTGTGTGCAGCGCTGATGGTGGCCGGCGTACTGGGGGGCTGCTCGCTGGCCCCCACTTATGAGCGTCCGCAAGCGCCGGTGGAATCGGCCTATCCGGCTGATGCTGCCGGTCGCGCCGAGCTGCAGGCGGTGAATCTGGGCTGGCGCCAGTTCTTCCCGGACCAGCGCCTGCAACAGTTGATCGCAGCCGCGCTGGAGAACAACCGTGACCTGCGCACCGCGGTGCTCAACATCGAAGAAGCGCGTGCCCAGTACCAGATTGCCCGCGCCGATTTGCTGCCCAATCTGAATATCGCCGGCAGTGCGGCGCGTACCCGTACCCCGGCCAGCCAGTCGCTGACCGGCCAGCCCGTCATCAGCAACAGCTATCAGGTGGGCCTGGCAGTGCCGGCCTATGAACTGGATTTCTTCGGTCGTGTGCGCAACCTGAAGGATGCCGCACTGGCGTCCTACCTCTCCACGGAAGAAGCGCAGAAGTCCGCGCAGATCAGCCTGGTGGCGCAGGTGGCGCAGGCGTATCTGTCTGAACGGTCCTATGCCGAGCAACTGCAACTGGCCAATGACACGCTCAAGTCGCGTGAAGACAATCTGGAGTTGGCGCGTAAGCGTTTTGATGTAGGCGCCAGTTCGGCGCTGGACTTCCGTCTGACGCAAACGCTGGTGGAATCGGCCCGAGTGGCCAAGGCGCAGCTGGAACGTCAGCGCGCGCAAGCCGAGAATGCCCTTACCCTGCTGGTGGGCAAGAAGGTGGGCGACCTGCCGCCGGCGCAGTTGCTGTCGGATGAAAAGATCGTCACCGATATTCCGGCCGGTCTGCCTTCCGACTTGCTGACCAATCGTCCTGACATCCGCTCGGCCGAGCAGAGCCTGTTGGCGGCCAATGCCAATATCGGCGCGGCGCGGGCGGCGTTCTTCCCGCGTATCTCGCTGACCGGCAACTTCGGCAGTGCCAGCAGCACGCTGGGCAATCTCTTTGAGTCGGGCTCTGGTGCGTGGAGCTTCGGTCCCTCGCTATCGCTGCCTATCTTCGACTTCGGCCGTAACAGTGCCAACCTGGATCTGGCTGAAGTGCGCAAGAACCAGGCCGTGGTGACTTACGAAAAGACCATTCAGACTGCCTTCCGCGAAGTGGCCGATGCGCTGGTAGCACGCGGTACGCTCGACGACCAGGTCAAGGCGCAGGAAGCGTTCCTGGCAGCCCAGCAGGAGCGTCTGAAGCTGACCGACCTGCGTTTCAAGAACGGGATTGCATCGTCGCTGGACCAGCTCGATGCGCAGCGTGACCTGTTCTCGGCGCAGCAAGCGCTGATCCAGGCGCGGCAGTTGCGCTTGAACAATGCCATCGACCTATATAAGGCCTTGGGTGGTGGGATCAATGAAAATACGGTGAGCGTGGCAGCAAAGCAGTAA